AGGCTACTGCTCGACCACGGCGATCGCACCGCTCGGCACGCTGGCAGGGTCCTCTGGCTCGAAAAAGCGGTCGTCCGCGATTTGAAGAAGCCTCGCGATTGCGATCTACCGGAGACGGTCGCCCTCACCGACCAAATCGAAGCGGTCGTCAATGATCCGAACATCCAAGTCGTCGCCCAACTCATCGGCGGCTTGGAGCCCGCTCGCACGATCATGCTGCAGCTCCTCGAAAGTGGCAAAGACATCGTCACCGCTAACAAAGCGTTGTTGGCTGAACACGGAGCGGAGCTGTTCGACCGTGCCCGCGAACTGGGCCGCTCGATTGCCTTCGAGGCGTCGGTCGCCGGCGGTATCCCCATCATCGCCAATGTCAGCCAGTGCCTCTCCGCCAATCAGATCACTTCGCTGCACGGCATCCTCAACGGCACCAGTAACTTCATCCTCAGCAAGATGCACGAGGATGGGGCGAGCTACGAAGAAGTCTTGCCCGAAGCACAACGCCTTGGCTACGCGGAAGCCGATCCGACGATGGATGTCGACGGTTCTGACGCAGCACAGAAGTTGGCGATTCTCGCTCATCTCGCCTTTGGTGCCCGGGTTCACTGGAAAGAGATTCCCCGCACCGGCATCGATACCCTCGATTTGGCCGATGTCCGCTACGCCGAAGAGATGGGCTACAAAATCAAACTGCTGGCCGTGGCCGATTTGGTCGACGAAGGCCTGGAACTTCACGTCTCACCGACGTTAGTTCGCACTGGCAGCCCGCTCGCTGAAGTCGGCGGACCGATGAATGCCGTCCGCGTTGACGGCGATGCCGTGGGGCGTGTGATGTTCTACGGCCCAGGAGCTGGGCAAATGCCGACAGCTTCGGCAGTTGTTGCTGATCTGATCGATACGGCGGTGGGGCGCACCGAACTGACGTTCAAGACGCTCGAACTCTGGTCGAACCGCCAGGCAAGAGTGGACGCGAGCGACTACGCGAATGCTCGCGGAAGGTTTTATTTGCGAGCAACCGTCGAGGATCACCCGGGCGTCCTCTCAGAAGTGACCTCGGCACTCGGAACGGAAGACATCTCGATCGCCTCGGTCCTCCAACACGAACCGCTAGCTGGCGAGGATGTCATCCCGCTCGTAATCATGACCCACGAAACGACTGAAGGAGCGGCAGCCAAAGCCTGCGCGACGATCGACCAACTCAAAGCCGTCCGCGGCGAAACGGTTCGCATGTGGGTTCGTGATTGAGCCGTACTCAAAGCAGAGAACGATACAGCTTAGAAGGCAATTCCATGAAATACGCCATCATCATCCCCGACGGTGCCGCCGACGAGCCGCAAGAGGCGCTCGACGGCAAGACGCCCCTCGAAGCCGCCAAGACCCCTGCGATGGATGCGCTCGTGGCCGAAGGCGTGATCGCCAGCGCTTGCCACACGCCGCACTCGCTCCCTGCTGGTTCCGAAGTTGGGAACATGAGCCTCTTAGGCTACGACCCACTGAAAAATTTTACGGGCCGTGCCCCCATCGAAGCAGCTGCCCAAGGGATCGAGCTTGGCCCCAACGATTGGGCGATTCGCTGCAACCTAGTCACCATCGAAGACCAAATGATGCGCGACTTCACGGCAGGTCACATTGATGATGAAGCAGGGGCCGCCCTCCTGGCGACTTTGCAAGAGGAAGTCGCCAGCGATGAGAAATACGCAGGGGCATTGGAGTTCATCCCTGGAGTCAGCTACCGTAACCTGCTGATTTGGCGCGGGGAAGCGCTAGATCCCCCCTTCACGATGGACATGAAGCACACGCCGCCACACGATCTGACGGACAAGTCGGTCATCAACGACTTTCCACGTGGTCCCGGAAGCGATGTGCTGGTCGAGCTCATGGAAGCCTCGCAGCAAGTGTTCGGCAACCATCCGGTGAACGCTGCCCGTGTTGCTGCTGACAAGCTCCCAGCAACGAACGTCTGGCTCTGGGGCATCGGACTCGCCCCCAAACTGGCACCTTTTACCGAGGCTTACGGACCACGCGGTGCCATGATCACGGCAGTTGACCTGCTTCGTGGCTTGGCGAATCTGGTCGGCTGGCAGAACATCAATGTCCCGGGGGCCACCGGCTACCTCGACACCGATTACGCCGCCAAAGGGAAGTACGCGATCGACGCCCTCGACGAGCATGATCTCATCTGTGTCCACGTCGAAGCACCCGACGAAGCCTCACACGAGGGACGCTGCGACGAGAAAGTCAAAGCGATCGAAGAAATCGACACGCACGTCGTCGGTCCTTTGGTAGAAGCGTTGAAATCAAGAGCCAGTGATGTTGATGATGGCTGGCGAGTGATGATCTCCCCCGATCACCCCACGTTCCTCAGCACCAAAACCCACACTCACGGAAACGTCCCCGTGGCGATGGCTGGCAAAGGAATCGAGGCAGACAGGTTCACGTCATATGGCGACACGAATGCCGCGAACTCCGAGCTGGCATTCGAGAAAGGTTGGCGGTTGATGGAATGGTTTATAAAAAAATGACGAAATCCGAATGACGAATGACGAAATTTCTGTTCGTCATTTGTCATTCGTCATTCAGGAATTCTTTAGATGTCTTTAATCGTTCAAAAGTTCGGCGGCACGAGCGTCGCCAATAGTGAGAAAATTGTCGAAGCGGCACGCAAGGCCGTGCGGGCTCAGCAGCAAGGCCATCAAGTGGTGATGGTCGTCAGCGCGATGGGTAAGAATACCGACGCGTTGGTGGAACTCGCGGGCGAAATCACCAGCACGCCAGCGGCTCGCGAAATGGACATGCTCCTCTCCACTGGCGAGCAGGTGAGCGTCGCCCTCATGGCCATGGCCATTCACGAGCTGGGCAGCGAAGCAGTCAGCCTCACTGGAGGGCAGATTGGCATCAAGACTGATAGTTCGCACACGCGGGCTCGTATCCAGTCGATTACTACCGAGAGAATGCAGAAGCACTTGGACGACGGCAAAATCGTAATCGCCGCCGGTTTCCAAGGCATCGACGACGACCTGAACATCACCACGCTTGGCCGCGGTGGAAGCGATACCACAGCCGTGGCTCTCGCTGCCGTGTTAGGTGCCGAAGCCTGCGAGATTTACACCGATGTGGACGGTGTCTTCACGACCGACCCTCGGGTGGTGGCGCAAGCTCGCAAGATGGATCGGGTCAGCCATGACGAAATGCTCGAGATGGCCAGCCTCGGTGCCGGCGTGATGCACAGCCGTTCGATTGAGTTCGGCAAGAAGTTTTCCGTGCCCATCCACGTCCGCAACAGCGGCAGCTTTAGTGATGAACCTGGCACCGTCATCGGCCCGCTCCCTGAGAGTGCTGACCGAGCCGTCAGCGGCGCGGCACTTACCAAAGACGAGGCCCGCATTACCGTCGCCGGTGTGCCCGACCGTCCGGGGCTCATGCATCAACTTTTTGCAGCCATCGCCGAAGAAAGCATCGCCGTGGACATGGTCGTGCAAGATGTCGGTCATGACGGCAAGGCCGACATCGCATTTACCGTACTCGAAGGAGAACT
The genomic region above belongs to Lacipirellulaceae bacterium and contains:
- a CDS encoding cofactor-independent phosphoglycerate mutase, giving the protein MKYAIIIPDGAADEPQEALDGKTPLEAAKTPAMDALVAEGVIASACHTPHSLPAGSEVGNMSLLGYDPLKNFTGRAPIEAAAQGIELGPNDWAIRCNLVTIEDQMMRDFTAGHIDDEAGAALLATLQEEVASDEKYAGALEFIPGVSYRNLLIWRGEALDPPFTMDMKHTPPHDLTDKSVINDFPRGPGSDVLVELMEASQQVFGNHPVNAARVAADKLPATNVWLWGIGLAPKLAPFTEAYGPRGAMITAVDLLRGLANLVGWQNINVPGATGYLDTDYAAKGKYAIDALDEHDLICVHVEAPDEASHEGRCDEKVKAIEEIDTHVVGPLVEALKSRASDVDDGWRVMISPDHPTFLSTKTHTHGNVPVAMAGKGIEADRFTSYGDTNAANSELAFEKGWRLMEWFIKK
- a CDS encoding aspartate kinase — translated: MSLIVQKFGGTSVANSEKIVEAARKAVRAQQQGHQVVMVVSAMGKNTDALVELAGEITSTPAAREMDMLLSTGEQVSVALMAMAIHELGSEAVSLTGGQIGIKTDSSHTRARIQSITTERMQKHLDDGKIVIAAGFQGIDDDLNITTLGRGGSDTTAVALAAVLGAEACEIYTDVDGVFTTDPRVVAQARKMDRVSHDEMLEMASLGAGVMHSRSIEFGKKFSVPIHVRNSGSFSDEPGTVIGPLPESADRAVSGAALTKDEARITVAGVPDRPGLMHQLFAAIAEESIAVDMVVQDVGHDGKADIAFTVLEGELATTLKAVEEFVAEFPEAEVTHEANLSKVSVVGLGMATQTGVADRMFRALADAEINLKAITTSQIKISALVERSKGLEALRAVHSEFELDRAPESRSRFDDESKTVAKADAIDIVSRLQRMEDLTIEDVQLDDTQGRVTISGVADKPGIAAEIFEAVAAQSLLVDMIVQGTGTDGLANISFTVPSDSVAAAVEVATKVAKLHDCGPVTSEKQIAILSVFGIGIRTHVGVGVRMFEALASAGINVDMINTSEVRVNVVVDADKGETGLKALQEAFADVIC
- a CDS encoding homoserine dehydrogenase, producing MPDLEKTKVAIIGLGTVGSGVARLLLDHGDRTARHAGRVLWLEKAVVRDLKKPRDCDLPETVALTDQIEAVVNDPNIQVVAQLIGGLEPARTIMLQLLESGKDIVTANKALLAEHGAELFDRARELGRSIAFEASVAGGIPIIANVSQCLSANQITSLHGILNGTSNFILSKMHEDGASYEEVLPEAQRLGYAEADPTMDVDGSDAAQKLAILAHLAFGARVHWKEIPRTGIDTLDLADVRYAEEMGYKIKLLAVADLVDEGLELHVSPTLVRTGSPLAEVGGPMNAVRVDGDAVGRVMFYGPGAGQMPTASAVVADLIDTAVGRTELTFKTLELWSNRQARVDASDYANARGRFYLRATVEDHPGVLSEVTSALGTEDISIASVLQHEPLAGEDVIPLVIMTHETTEGAAAKACATIDQLKAVRGETVRMWVRD